The following proteins are co-located in the Haloterrigena turkmenica DSM 5511 genome:
- a CDS encoding LLM class flavin-dependent oxidoreductase: protein MKFGIFPVEGGRSWDGVVEQCQLAEQVGFESCWVNDHQATEGDNYWPSPLTRLTSIGTGTEELELVTSVLILPLYHPLHVAQRAAMLDNISNGRLTLGVGLGYVEEEFEAFDVPMDERAGRMIEGLRFLDKFLSSDEPISFECPFFEVEDWQPLPSTVQEPRPDLWVGGWGDKQIARSVKFSDAWVPGVVADLGIVEDRKEQQRKHIEDSDQNWDDVEHPLMREAVIAETEEEVMERKEYVHRTYLDEYGGEFSHPLMTADSVEDFEELADDRFIYGTPEQIVEQIESIRERFPLDHLTLRFHHSGMPKDLVEDQIRLFGEEVIPEFN, encoded by the coding sequence ATGAAATTCGGTATTTTCCCCGTCGAAGGCGGACGGTCGTGGGACGGTGTCGTCGAACAATGCCAACTCGCAGAGCAGGTTGGGTTCGAGTCCTGTTGGGTAAACGACCACCAGGCGACCGAGGGCGATAACTACTGGCCGTCGCCGCTGACCCGTCTGACCAGCATCGGGACCGGAACGGAGGAGCTCGAGCTCGTCACGTCGGTACTGATCCTGCCGCTGTACCACCCGCTGCACGTGGCTCAGCGCGCGGCGATGCTCGACAACATCTCCAACGGTCGACTCACGCTCGGCGTCGGGCTCGGCTACGTCGAAGAGGAGTTCGAGGCGTTCGACGTTCCGATGGACGAGCGCGCAGGGCGCATGATCGAGGGGCTGCGCTTCCTCGACAAGTTCCTCTCCTCGGACGAACCGATCTCGTTCGAGTGTCCGTTCTTCGAGGTCGAGGACTGGCAGCCGCTCCCGTCGACGGTCCAGGAGCCGCGGCCTGATCTCTGGGTCGGCGGCTGGGGCGACAAGCAGATCGCCCGCTCTGTCAAGTTCAGCGACGCCTGGGTTCCCGGCGTCGTCGCGGACCTGGGCATCGTCGAGGACCGCAAGGAGCAACAGCGCAAGCACATCGAGGACAGCGACCAGAACTGGGACGACGTCGAACACCCGCTGATGCGCGAGGCGGTCATCGCCGAGACCGAGGAGGAGGTCATGGAGCGCAAGGAGTACGTCCACCGGACCTACCTCGACGAGTACGGCGGCGAGTTCTCGCACCCGCTGATGACGGCCGACTCCGTCGAGGACTTCGAGGAACTGGCCGACGACCGCTTCATCTACGGCACGCCCGAGCAGATCGTCGAGCAGATCGAGTCGATCCGGGAGCGCTTCCCGCTTGACCACCTCACGCTCCGGTTCCACCACTCCGGGATGCCCAAGGACCTCGTCGAGGATCAGATCCGTCTGTTCGGCGAGGAGGTCATTCCCGAGTTTAACTAG
- a CDS encoding rhamnogalacturonan acetylesterase has product MSSEQITVHLIGDSTIAEKEASARPETGWGMPFADRFDDSVTVENHARNGRSTRTFLEEGRWEPVVRDLTETHYVFIQFGHNDEVPSKEQYTTEAEFTANLEKFVDETRECGASPVLLTPVARRHFDEEGTPKDTHRVYSELTREVARDRDVPLIDADERSRSLLSELGPEESTSLYLHLSPGEHSNYPDGVTDDTHFSEYGARRMAELVLDGIEELNLELASRVVLDDR; this is encoded by the coding sequence ATGTCGTCCGAGCAGATCACCGTCCACCTGATCGGGGATTCCACCATAGCCGAGAAAGAGGCGAGCGCTCGCCCCGAAACGGGCTGGGGAATGCCGTTCGCCGACCGCTTCGATGACTCGGTGACGGTGGAAAACCACGCCCGCAACGGGCGCAGCACCCGTACCTTCCTCGAGGAAGGCCGTTGGGAGCCGGTCGTTCGCGACCTGACCGAGACTCACTACGTGTTCATCCAGTTCGGCCACAACGACGAGGTGCCCTCGAAAGAACAGTATACGACCGAAGCGGAGTTCACCGCCAATCTCGAGAAATTCGTCGACGAGACACGCGAGTGCGGGGCGTCGCCGGTGTTGCTCACGCCCGTCGCGCGCCGTCACTTCGACGAGGAGGGAACCCCGAAAGACACCCATCGAGTCTATTCGGAGCTAACGCGGGAGGTAGCGCGCGATCGGGACGTGCCACTCATCGACGCGGACGAGCGGAGTCGGTCGCTTCTGAGCGAACTGGGTCCGGAGGAGTCGACGTCGCTCTACCTTCACCTGTCGCCGGGCGAACACTCCAACTATCCCGACGGCGTGACCGACGACACGCACTTCAGCGAGTACGGGGCTCGACGGATGGCCGAACTGGTCCTCGACGGGATCGAAGAACTGAACCTCGAGTTGGCGTCACGCGTCGTCCTCGACGATCGGTGA
- a CDS encoding SDR family NAD(P)-dependent oxidoreductase, with the protein MDDSTVIVTGSSKGIGKALTERFAAEGANVVVNSRDGARAEAVAEEIVADGGTAVGIEADVSDRAEVQALVDGAVEEFGSLDVMVNNAGNTVIAPALEMDPDDWRHVIEVNLTGVFFGMQAAGQQLVEQGTGGQIVNISSMIGQQGFAQRAPYCASKAGVDNLTRVFATELAEHDVHVNALAPGFIRTDITEQTQDAAGYTDEDVHRRAPLGRFGTMEEVANCVRFLAGGDHYITGEVLRADGGWMANAWGPDE; encoded by the coding sequence ATGGACGACAGCACTGTCATCGTCACCGGCTCGAGCAAAGGCATCGGTAAGGCACTCACGGAGCGCTTCGCCGCGGAGGGCGCGAACGTCGTCGTGAACTCCCGGGACGGCGCTCGCGCCGAGGCCGTCGCCGAGGAGATCGTCGCCGACGGCGGGACCGCCGTCGGGATCGAAGCGGACGTCAGCGACCGTGCCGAGGTGCAGGCGCTCGTCGACGGCGCCGTCGAGGAGTTCGGCTCGCTCGACGTCATGGTGAACAACGCCGGGAACACGGTCATCGCCCCCGCCCTCGAGATGGATCCCGACGACTGGCGGCACGTGATCGAGGTGAACCTGACCGGCGTCTTCTTCGGGATGCAGGCCGCGGGTCAGCAGCTGGTCGAGCAGGGGACCGGCGGGCAGATCGTCAACATCAGCAGCATGATCGGACAGCAAGGGTTCGCACAGCGGGCCCCCTACTGTGCCTCCAAGGCCGGCGTGGACAACCTGACCAGGGTCTTCGCGACCGAACTGGCCGAACACGACGTGCACGTGAACGCGCTCGCGCCGGGGTTCATCCGCACGGACATCACCGAACAGACCCAGGATGCGGCAGGCTACACCGACGAGGACGTCCACCGGCGGGCGCCGCTCGGACGGTTCGGCACGATGGAGGAGGTCGCGAACTGCGTTCGCTTCCTCGCCGGCGGCGACCACTACATCACCGGGGAGGTCCTCCGCGCCGACGGCGGCTGGATGGCCAACGCCTGGGGTCCGGACGAGTAG
- a CDS encoding ABC transporter substrate-binding protein, with translation MQDNDSQDSGTYRRDVLKYGAAGGTVLAAGCLGGSSSTDRFRVFDPETSGTLPSQRHCNPFNPTQRGTWHPGALICDRPVMYSPAEVEVYPLIVTDWEMADDTTLEMTFSDEWTWHNGDQLVADDWVMQLQMTLSILEFQAEDGERPHQFIESVEAPDEQTARVSLYDPIPETVAIQNATADILGDEGRGIFTKHDDDQWSEWHEQLQNADDSEMETLVGELTSEGYPKVEDAIGNGPFQVADIGDNVMIFEKYEDHPNADNLNFSEFSIHLFDTDIPTQPYVNGEVDGAHNEFPVKDDVKSQLPDGHSLVRENLSTNKLLTFNCGHNVNYDTPFSNANVRKAVCHVFDRQQVSGVLEGVNQLFDWPPCRVPGTTLESGSHDAADWVEDFTKYGQNDTERAAELLEGEGYTLEDGQWYTPDGDRFEIDIMNGSEQKHIGVLKNNLNEFGIKTNQEQVDDATFDERRHAGEYDMMPDTSSANGVRAMWELDLVPTWIQSITHFDPNAEIPMPVGDPEGSSGTKTFNVEEHIRDWRISDDDQYHRELLWWWNQNVPQMEAMFQPDAGAYNGDNWTIDGPDGIVHGIDDALYLVTKTDEATMEYTG, from the coding sequence GTGCAAGATAACGATTCACAGGACAGTGGAACGTACCGACGAGACGTCCTCAAATACGGCGCCGCGGGAGGGACCGTTCTCGCCGCCGGCTGCCTCGGTGGGAGCAGTAGCACGGATCGATTCCGCGTGTTCGATCCGGAGACGAGCGGGACGCTGCCGTCCCAGCGTCACTGTAATCCGTTCAACCCGACCCAGCGCGGGACGTGGCATCCGGGAGCGCTCATCTGCGACCGGCCCGTGATGTACAGTCCGGCGGAGGTCGAAGTCTACCCCCTGATCGTGACCGACTGGGAGATGGCCGACGACACCACGCTGGAGATGACGTTCAGCGACGAGTGGACCTGGCACAACGGCGATCAGCTCGTCGCCGACGACTGGGTCATGCAGCTGCAGATGACGCTCTCGATTCTCGAGTTCCAGGCCGAAGACGGCGAGCGACCCCACCAGTTCATCGAGTCCGTCGAGGCGCCCGATGAGCAGACGGCGCGGGTCAGCCTCTACGATCCGATCCCGGAGACGGTCGCGATCCAGAACGCCACCGCCGACATCCTCGGCGACGAGGGTCGCGGCATCTTCACCAAACACGACGACGACCAGTGGAGCGAGTGGCACGAGCAACTGCAGAACGCCGACGATTCCGAGATGGAGACCCTCGTCGGTGAGCTCACGTCGGAGGGGTATCCGAAGGTCGAGGACGCGATCGGAAACGGGCCGTTCCAGGTCGCCGATATCGGGGACAACGTCATGATCTTCGAGAAGTACGAGGACCATCCGAACGCTGACAACCTCAATTTCAGCGAATTCTCGATCCATCTCTTCGATACCGATATCCCGACGCAGCCGTACGTCAACGGCGAGGTCGACGGCGCACACAACGAGTTCCCCGTGAAGGACGACGTCAAGAGCCAACTCCCCGACGGACACTCCCTCGTCAGGGAAAATCTGTCGACCAACAAGCTGCTCACGTTCAACTGCGGTCACAACGTCAACTACGATACGCCCTTCTCGAACGCGAACGTCCGGAAGGCGGTCTGCCACGTCTTCGACCGCCAGCAGGTCTCTGGGGTCCTCGAGGGCGTCAATCAGCTCTTCGATTGGCCGCCGTGTCGCGTCCCCGGGACCACTCTGGAGAGCGGTTCTCATGACGCTGCGGACTGGGTCGAGGACTTCACCAAGTACGGCCAGAACGACACTGAACGCGCCGCCGAACTCCTCGAAGGAGAGGGCTACACGCTCGAAGACGGGCAGTGGTACACGCCGGACGGTGACCGCTTCGAGATCGATATCATGAACGGCTCCGAGCAGAAGCATATCGGCGTCCTCAAGAATAATCTGAACGAGTTCGGCATCAAGACGAACCAGGAGCAGGTCGACGATGCGACGTTCGACGAGCGCCGCCACGCCGGCGAGTACGACATGATGCCTGACACGTCGTCCGCTAACGGCGTCCGCGCGATGTGGGAACTGGACCTCGTGCCGACCTGGATCCAGTCGATCACGCACTTCGACCCCAACGCGGAGATCCCGATGCCCGTCGGCGATCCCGAGGGCTCGAGCGGGACGAAGACGTTCAACGTCGAGGAACACATCCGGGACTGGCGCATCTCCGACGACGACCAGTACCACCGTGAGTTGCTGTGGTGGTGGAATCAGAACGTCCCGCAGATGGAGGCGATGTTCCAGCCCGACGCCGGCGCTTACAACGGCGACAACTGGACGATCGACGGGCCGGACGGCATCGTCCACGGGATCGACGACGCGCTGTACCTCGTTACCAAGACGGACGAGGCGACGATGGAGTACACGGGCTGA
- a CDS encoding ABC transporter substrate-binding protein: MEDGNSCRNGDHSRRDVLKYGAVGGTALVAGCLGGGSSTDRFRVFDPQSSGTLPSERHCNPFNPTQRGTWHPGALIFDRPAIHSPAEDEVYPLVATDWEMVDDTTLEFTFSDEWTWHNGDQLVADDWVMQLQMALAILEHQAEDGDRPHQFIESAEAPDEQTVQISLHDPLSEAVAVQNAIADLVGDESRGIFTKHDDDQWSEWHSQLMEADDSEMESLLEELTSEGYPLLEDAIGNGPFEVADIGDNVMVFEKYEDHPNADNINFSEYSVHLYENNNPTQPYANGEVDAAHTQFPVEDDVKSQLPGGHTLIKESFSTNKLFSFNCGHDVSYDTYLSNANVRKAVCHVFDRQQVTEVLEGVNRMFDWPSCRVPGNVLDSGSHDAAEWIQDFTEYGQNDTERAAELLEREGFQRDDGAWYTPDGDRFEIDVLGGTKRKDFGVLKDNLNEFGIATNQEEVDDATLSERRQNGEFDIVPDGSSANGVRAMWALDLVPGWLSQITHFDPNAEIPMPVGDPEGSSGTKTFNVEEHIREWQVTDDDQYHKELMWWWNQTVPQMETMYQPDAGAYNADNWELDAPDGVIDGTEDALYLIPKMDEASMEYTG, from the coding sequence ATGGAAGACGGTAATAGCTGTCGGAATGGCGATCACAGTCGAAGAGATGTCCTAAAATACGGCGCTGTGGGTGGCACGGCTCTCGTCGCTGGCTGTCTCGGTGGGGGAAGTAGCACGGATCGGTTCCGGGTGTTCGATCCGCAGTCGAGCGGGACGCTCCCGTCGGAGCGCCACTGTAATCCGTTCAACCCGACCCAACGCGGGACGTGGCATCCGGGGGCACTCATCTTCGACCGTCCCGCCATCCACAGTCCGGCGGAAGACGAGGTCTATCCCCTGGTCGCGACCGACTGGGAGATGGTCGACGATACCACGCTGGAGTTCACGTTCAGCGACGAGTGGACCTGGCACAACGGCGATCAACTCGTCGCCGACGACTGGGTTATGCAGCTCCAGATGGCGCTCGCGATTCTCGAGCACCAGGCCGAGGACGGCGACCGTCCGCACCAGTTCATCGAGTCCGCCGAAGCGCCCGACGAGCAGACGGTACAGATCAGCCTCCACGATCCGCTCTCGGAGGCGGTCGCGGTCCAGAACGCTATCGCGGACCTCGTCGGCGACGAGAGCCGCGGCATCTTCACCAAACACGACGACGACCAGTGGAGCGAGTGGCACAGCCAGCTCATGGAGGCCGACGACTCCGAGATGGAATCGCTCCTCGAGGAGCTCACATCGGAGGGATATCCGTTACTCGAGGACGCGATCGGTAACGGCCCGTTCGAGGTCGCCGACATCGGTGACAACGTAATGGTCTTCGAGAAGTACGAGGACCATCCGAACGCTGACAACATCAACTTCAGCGAGTACTCGGTCCACCTCTACGAGAACAACAACCCAACCCAACCGTACGCTAACGGCGAGGTCGACGCCGCACACACGCAGTTCCCAGTCGAAGACGACGTCAAAAGCCAACTCCCCGGGGGACACACGCTCATCAAGGAGAGCTTCTCGACCAACAAGCTGTTCTCGTTCAACTGCGGACACGACGTTTCCTACGACACGTACCTCTCGAACGCGAACGTCCGCAAGGCGGTCTGCCACGTCTTCGACCGCCAGCAGGTCACCGAGGTCCTCGAAGGCGTCAACCGGATGTTCGACTGGCCGTCGTGTCGCGTCCCCGGAAACGTGCTGGACAGCGGTTCCCACGACGCCGCGGAGTGGATTCAGGACTTCACCGAGTACGGCCAGAACGACACCGAACGCGCCGCTGAACTCCTCGAACGGGAGGGATTCCAGCGAGACGACGGTGCGTGGTATACGCCGGACGGTGACCGGTTCGAGATCGACGTCCTGGGTGGGACCAAACGGAAGGACTTCGGCGTTCTCAAGGACAATCTGAACGAGTTCGGTATCGCGACGAATCAGGAAGAAGTCGACGACGCGACGCTCTCCGAGCGCCGACAGAACGGCGAGTTCGACATCGTGCCCGACGGCTCCTCGGCCAACGGCGTCCGGGCGATGTGGGCGCTGGATCTCGTGCCGGGTTGGCTCAGTCAGATCACGCATTTCGATCCCAACGCGGAGATTCCGATGCCCGTCGGCGACCCCGAGGGCTCGAGCGGGACGAAGACGTTCAACGTCGAGGAACACATTCGGGAGTGGCAGGTCACCGACGACGATCAGTACCACAAGGAACTGATGTGGTGGTGGAACCAGACCGTTCCACAGATGGAAACGATGTATCAGCCCGACGCCGGCGCCTACAACGCCGACAACTGGGAACTCGACGCGCCCGACGGCGTCATCGACGGCACCGAGGACGCGCTCTACCTCATCCCGAAGATGGACGAGGCGAGCATGGAGTACACGGGCTGA
- a CDS encoding ABC transporter substrate-binding protein, which produces MPEGNNWRNSGPSRRDVLKYSAVGGTALVAGCLGGSSSTDRFRVFDPETSGTLPSQRHCNPYNPTQRGTWHPGALIFDRPVMYSPAEDAVYPLIATDWEMADDTTLEMTFSEDWTWHNGDDLTAEDWVMQLQMSLAILEYQAEDGARPHQFIESAEAPDEYTAQINFHDPLSETVAVQNATADLVGDESRGIFTNSSDDQWTDWHEQLQNADDSGMESILEEITSEGYPNLEDANGNGPFQVADIGDNVMVFEKYEDHPNADNINFSEYSMHLYENNNPTQPYANGEVDAAHTQFPVEDDVKSQLPSGHTLIKESFSTNKLFTFNCGHDVSYDTPFSSVNVRKAVCHVFDRQQVTEVLEGVNRMFDWAPCRVPGNVLDSGTHDAAEWVQDFPKYGQNDTERATELLEEEGYTLEDGQWYTPDGEEFEINIMNGSERKDFGVLKQNLNDFGIKTNQEQVDDATFDERRQNGEYDMMPDGSSANGVRAMWALDLVPNWIQSISHFDPNAEIPMPVGDPEGSEGTKEINVEEHIRQWQVTDDDQYHKELMWWWNQTLPEMEVMFQPDAGAYNADNWELDAPDGIIDGTEDALYLIPKTDEASMEYIG; this is translated from the coding sequence ATGCCAGAGGGTAACAACTGGCGGAACAGCGGTCCTAGCCGACGAGATGTCCTGAAATACAGCGCTGTGGGTGGCACAGCCCTCGTTGCCGGATGTCTCGGTGGGAGCAGTAGCACAGATCGATTCCGAGTGTTCGACCCGGAGACGAGCGGGACGCTGCCGTCCCAGCGTCACTGCAACCCCTACAACCCGACCCAGCGCGGGACGTGGCACCCAGGGGCGCTCATCTTCGACCGACCCGTGATGTACAGTCCGGCGGAGGACGCGGTCTATCCCCTGATCGCGACCGACTGGGAGATGGCCGACGACACCACGCTGGAGATGACGTTCAGCGAGGACTGGACCTGGCACAACGGCGACGACCTCACCGCCGAGGACTGGGTCATGCAGCTGCAGATGTCCCTCGCGATCCTCGAGTACCAGGCGGAGGACGGGGCGCGACCACACCAGTTCATCGAGTCCGCCGAGGCGCCCGACGAGTACACGGCGCAGATCAACTTCCACGACCCGCTCTCGGAGACAGTCGCGGTCCAGAACGCCACCGCCGATCTCGTGGGTGACGAGAGTCGCGGCATCTTCACCAATTCCTCGGACGACCAGTGGACCGACTGGCACGAGCAGTTGCAGAACGCCGACGACTCCGGGATGGAGTCCATCCTCGAGGAGATCACGTCGGAGGGGTATCCGAACCTCGAGGACGCGAACGGGAACGGTCCGTTCCAGGTCGCCGATATCGGGGACAACGTGATGGTCTTCGAGAAGTACGAGGACCACCCGAACGCCGACAACATCAACTTCAGCGAGTACTCGATGCACCTCTACGAGAACAACAACCCGACCCAGCCGTACGCAAACGGCGAGGTCGACGCCGCGCACACCCAGTTCCCCGTCGAGGACGACGTCAAGAGCCAGCTCCCCAGCGGGCACACGCTCATCAAGGAGAGCTTCTCGACCAACAAACTGTTCACGTTCAACTGCGGCCACGACGTCTCTTACGACACGCCCTTCTCGAGCGTGAACGTCCGCAAGGCGGTCTGTCACGTCTTCGACCGCCAGCAGGTCACCGAGGTCCTCGAAGGCGTCAACCGGATGTTCGACTGGGCGCCGTGTCGCGTTCCCGGAAACGTGCTGGACAGCGGTACTCACGACGCCGCGGAGTGGGTCCAGGACTTCCCCAAGTACGGCCAGAACGACACCGAGCGCGCTACCGAACTCCTCGAGGAGGAGGGCTACACGCTCGAGGACGGGCAGTGGTACACGCCGGACGGAGAGGAGTTCGAGATCAACATCATGAACGGCTCCGAGCGGAAGGACTTCGGCGTTCTCAAACAGAACCTGAACGACTTCGGCATCAAGACGAACCAGGAGCAGGTCGACGACGCGACGTTCGACGAGCGCCGACAGAACGGCGAGTACGACATGATGCCCGACGGTTCCTCGGCCAACGGCGTCCGCGCGATGTGGGCGCTCGATCTCGTGCCGAACTGGATCCAGTCGATCTCGCACTTCGACCCCAACGCGGAGATCCCGATGCCCGTCGGCGACCCGGAGGGCTCCGAGGGGACGAAGGAGATCAACGTCGAGGAGCACATCCGTCAGTGGCAGGTCACCGACGATGATCAGTACCACAAGGAACTGATGTGGTGGTGGAACCAGACCCTCCCGGAGATGGAAGTGATGTTCCAGCCCGACGCCGGCGCCTACAACGCCGACAACTGGGAACTCGACGCGCCGGACGGCATCATCGACGGCACCGAGGACGCGCTCTACCTCATCCCAAAGACGGACGAGGCGAGCATGGAGTACATCGGGTAA
- a CDS encoding ABC transporter permease — protein sequence MVTIDWRIRRLGQAAFTVWAVITLSFALVRLMPGNMMGAMVTRLARQGINPARARELVELRMTIDPDAPLLPAYVSYVSNTLQGDLGQSVYYSRPVVDIIAEAVPWTLFVLSWAVFISFFIGISIGALMAYWEGGKLDVGLTSYAVLMGSIPFYVLAILLLIFLAYRLSWFPTGGRQPIATDPGFNLVYISGIVRHAALPVISMLVASGVASLGMRGNSIRVLGEDYLRVARLRGLSDITISTQYVARNAVLPMYTTLLISIGEMFGGSIVLEQVFQYRGVGWYMLSATHQRDYPLMMGGFMVITVAMVISLLLADLTYGYVDPRARRSQ from the coding sequence ATGGTAACGATAGACTGGCGTATCAGGAGACTCGGGCAGGCGGCGTTCACGGTATGGGCCGTGATAACGCTCTCATTCGCGTTGGTGCGGCTAATGCCCGGGAACATGATGGGTGCGATGGTAACCCGACTGGCCCGGCAGGGTATCAACCCGGCGCGGGCTCGCGAACTCGTCGAACTTCGGATGACGATCGATCCCGACGCACCGCTCTTGCCCGCGTACGTTTCCTACGTTTCGAACACGCTGCAGGGGGATCTGGGACAGTCCGTCTACTACAGTCGGCCGGTCGTCGATATCATCGCGGAGGCCGTTCCGTGGACGTTGTTCGTGCTGAGCTGGGCGGTCTTCATCAGCTTCTTTATCGGCATCTCCATCGGTGCGCTGATGGCCTACTGGGAGGGCGGAAAGCTGGACGTCGGGCTGACGTCGTACGCCGTCCTGATGGGATCGATCCCGTTCTACGTGCTCGCGATCCTCCTGTTGATCTTCCTGGCGTACCGACTGAGCTGGTTTCCCACCGGCGGTCGCCAGCCGATCGCTACGGATCCGGGGTTCAATCTGGTGTACATCAGCGGGATCGTTCGCCACGCTGCACTACCGGTCATCTCCATGCTCGTCGCCTCCGGCGTCGCCTCGCTGGGAATGCGCGGAAACAGTATCCGCGTCCTCGGTGAGGACTACCTCCGCGTCGCCCGTCTCCGCGGTCTCTCGGACATTACGATCTCTACCCAGTACGTCGCCCGCAACGCCGTCCTGCCGATGTACACGACCCTGCTGATCAGTATCGGCGAGATGTTCGGCGGGTCGATCGTCTTAGAGCAGGTGTTCCAGTACCGCGGAGTCGGCTGGTACATGCTGTCCGCGACCCACCAGCGCGACTACCCGCTCATGATGGGCGGATTCATGGTCATTACGGTGGCGATGGTCATCTCTCTGCTGCTGGCCGACCTGACCTACGGATACGTCGACCCGCGAGCACGGAGGTCACAATGA